In one Thermococcus sp. 2319x1 genomic region, the following are encoded:
- a CDS encoding sodium:alanine symporter family protein, translated as MCQKVLNATIAGTVGIGNIAGVATAIAAGGPGAMFWMWVTALVGMATRYSEGLLGVAFRSKLPDGTMIGGTFNFLERGLAEEEISPTFRTIAGLLITLFAIFIGYEATKLSGGLMVLAVIIAILFLILALYLLTGRSLPTLGKTLAILFALFAAISAFGIGNMTQANSLALGMKQAFNVPTWITGVFFAFITFIVIVGGIKRIGEVAEALVPFMAIVYFIFAIGVWIKYAGQLPSAIALIFKDAFTGEAVAGGAVGTVIRWGVARGLFSNEAGLGTATFVHATARTDHPSRQAHVAMLGPFIDTILICSLTGISIVATGAWETGKTSTPLTQEAFARAFGHIGEIMVVIGVILFAYSTVLAWSFYGRQNIMYLAKWIEGNPEKFAKLYPRLHLIYNLLFVVFLYIGATTALENVWTFSDMMNGLMAIPNLVGLILLATVIKRYTDEFVSANP; from the coding sequence ATGTGCCAGAAAGTTTTAAATGCAACCATTGCTGGAACAGTAGGTATAGGAAACATAGCGGGTGTAGCGACTGCAATAGCTGCCGGAGGACCGGGTGCAATGTTCTGGATGTGGGTCACAGCTCTCGTTGGAATGGCAACTAGGTACTCGGAGGGACTTTTGGGAGTTGCCTTTAGAAGCAAGTTGCCAGATGGAACAATGATCGGTGGAACCTTCAACTTCTTGGAGAGAGGACTGGCAGAGGAGGAAATCTCACCAACTTTCAGGACAATAGCTGGGCTCTTAATAACCCTCTTTGCAATATTCATCGGCTATGAAGCCACAAAGCTAAGCGGGGGATTAATGGTACTCGCCGTCATAATAGCAATTCTCTTCCTTATACTGGCGCTATACCTATTAACGGGGCGCTCACTTCCAACCCTTGGCAAGACCCTCGCAATACTCTTCGCGTTATTTGCAGCGATTTCAGCATTTGGAATTGGAAACATGACACAGGCAAACTCTCTAGCACTGGGAATGAAGCAGGCGTTCAACGTTCCAACATGGATAACAGGTGTGTTCTTTGCTTTCATAACCTTCATAGTTATCGTTGGTGGAATTAAGAGAATCGGAGAAGTTGCAGAGGCTTTAGTTCCCTTTATGGCAATAGTCTACTTCATCTTTGCAATTGGTGTCTGGATTAAGTACGCCGGTCAGCTGCCATCTGCAATAGCCCTTATATTCAAAGATGCATTCACTGGAGAAGCCGTTGCCGGTGGTGCAGTGGGTACCGTAATAAGGTGGGGGGTGGCTAGAGGTCTGTTCTCCAACGAAGCTGGTTTGGGAACTGCTACATTCGTTCACGCTACAGCAAGAACAGATCATCCATCAAGACAGGCCCACGTGGCAATGCTTGGACCATTCATTGACACAATCCTGATATGTTCACTTACCGGTATTTCAATAGTTGCCACCGGGGCGTGGGAAACTGGAAAGACGAGCACTCCCCTAACCCAAGAGGCTTTCGCAAGGGCATTTGGACACATAGGTGAGATCATGGTTGTTATAGGCGTCATTCTCTTCGCGTACTCCACAGTGCTTGCATGGTCTTTCTACGGCAGACAGAACATTATGTACCTTGCAAAGTGGATTGAAGGGAATCCAGAGAAGTTCGCGAAGCTCTATCCAAGACTTCACCTGATCTACAACCTCCTCTTCGTAGTGTTCCTCTACATCGGTGCCACAACTGCCCTTGAAAACGTATGGACATTCTCAGACATGATGAACGGACTTATGGCAATACCAAACCTCGTTGGACTCATACTCTTGGCAACGGTTATCAAAAGGTACACCGACGAGTTCGTCTCTGCAAACCCATGA
- the hycI gene encoding hydrogenase maturation peptidase HycI, with the protein MEEFLKGAKKVVVCGIGNDLRGDDAFGVYVVEMLKKRVSNPKVVFLNCGEMPESYAGKIIRENPTHVIFIDAVHFEGKPGEIALADPEGTLGEAFSTHRMPLKLLVSYLKEHINAKFILIGAQPKQTGLFVEMSEELKESAERLVGILERILAEI; encoded by the coding sequence ATGGAGGAGTTTTTGAAAGGGGCAAAAAAGGTTGTTGTATGTGGCATCGGAAATGACCTCAGGGGAGACGATGCTTTTGGAGTTTACGTTGTGGAAATGCTAAAGAAAAGGGTTTCAAACCCAAAGGTGGTGTTTTTAAACTGTGGCGAAATGCCCGAGAGCTATGCCGGGAAGATAATAAGGGAAAACCCCACTCATGTGATTTTTATAGATGCGGTGCACTTTGAAGGAAAGCCGGGCGAGATAGCTTTAGCAGACCCTGAAGGAACACTTGGAGAGGCTTTTTCAACTCACAGAATGCCTTTAAAGCTTCTGGTTAGCTATCTAAAAGAACACATAAACGCAAAGTTCATTCTCATCGGTGCCCAACCAAAGCAGACTGGACTTTTTGTTGAGATGAGCGAGGAGCTTAAGGAAAGTGCAGAAAGGCTTGTTGGTATTTTAGAGAGAATTTTAGCCGAAATTTAA
- the hypA gene encoding hydrogenase nickel incorporation protein HypA codes for MHEWALADGIVRTAIEFARQHGKDKVLGMRIVLGELQDVNQEILEFAINEIKKGTIAEEAEIEFVIEEAEFKCRNCGNEWKLKDVKGGFDERIKEDIHFIPEVVHAFLACPKCGSRDFEVTRGRGVYLAAIKVEGDEE; via the coding sequence ATGCACGAATGGGCGCTTGCTGATGGTATAGTTAGGACTGCAATTGAATTTGCAAGGCAGCATGGGAAAGACAAGGTTCTGGGCATGAGGATTGTTCTCGGAGAACTGCAGGACGTTAATCAGGAGATACTTGAGTTTGCCATCAACGAAATAAAAAAGGGAACGATTGCAGAGGAGGCGGAGATTGAGTTTGTTATTGAGGAGGCTGAGTTTAAGTGCAGAAACTGTGGAAACGAGTGGAAGCTCAAAGATGTCAAAGGGGGTTTTGACGAGAGGATAAAAGAGGATATCCACTTTATTCCAGAGGTGGTTCATGCTTTCCTTGCCTGTCCAAAATGTGGGAGCAGGGACTTCGAGGTTACAAGGGGGAGAGGAGTTTATCTGGCAGCAATAAAGGTTGAGGGTGATGAGGAGTGA
- a CDS encoding acetyl ornithine aminotransferase family protein: MKYPRLVVTPPGPKARELVEREKKVISQGLGVKLFPVVPERGYGALIEDVDGNVFIDFLAGAAAASTGYAHPKLVKEVQEQVAKIQHSMIGYTYSKRAIEVAEILVEKAPIENPKILFGLSGSDSIDLLMKVARFATRKPWIVAFIGAYHGQTYGATSVAAFQSSQKRGFSPLVPNVVWIPYPNPYRNPWRIDGYEEPNELINAFLDYLENYVFAHVVPPDEVSVLLAEPIQGDAGIVVPPENFFKELKKVLDEYGILLAMDEVQTGIGRTGKWFASEWFGVEPDFISFGKGVASGMGLSGVIGKAELMEMTSGSALLTPAANPVISAAAYATLRIIEEENLLENALKVGDFIKKRLLEMKDSYDVIGDVRGKGLMIGVEIVKLNTKIPDPELTGKICWRAFELGLILPSYGMFGNVIRITPPLVITEEIAEKGLEIMEQALKDALAGKVKHKTVTWH; encoded by the coding sequence GTGAAATATCCAAGACTAGTTGTTACTCCTCCGGGGCCAAAGGCCAGGGAACTCGTAGAGAGGGAGAAGAAGGTTATTTCACAAGGCTTAGGTGTTAAGCTTTTCCCCGTTGTCCCTGAGAGAGGTTACGGAGCTTTGATAGAGGATGTAGACGGCAATGTTTTTATAGACTTTCTTGCCGGAGCCGCTGCGGCTTCAACCGGTTATGCTCATCCCAAGTTAGTTAAAGAAGTTCAGGAACAGGTGGCAAAGATACAGCATTCGATGATCGGCTACACATACAGCAAAAGAGCGATAGAAGTTGCTGAAATTCTGGTCGAGAAAGCCCCAATAGAAAACCCAAAAATTCTCTTTGGTTTGAGTGGGAGTGATTCCATTGATCTGCTTATGAAAGTTGCCCGTTTTGCCACAAGAAAACCCTGGATAGTTGCCTTCATTGGGGCTTACCACGGCCAGACCTATGGAGCGACATCCGTTGCCGCCTTTCAAAGCTCACAGAAGAGGGGATTCTCACCATTAGTTCCAAATGTTGTCTGGATTCCATATCCCAACCCTTATAGAAACCCGTGGAGGATAGACGGCTATGAAGAGCCTAACGAGCTGATAAACGCCTTTTTGGACTATCTGGAGAATTACGTTTTTGCCCATGTGGTGCCTCCGGATGAGGTAAGCGTTCTTTTAGCTGAGCCCATTCAGGGAGACGCTGGAATCGTTGTTCCACCAGAGAACTTCTTCAAAGAGCTCAAAAAAGTACTAGACGAATATGGGATTCTCTTGGCAATGGATGAAGTGCAGACAGGAATTGGAAGAACCGGAAAGTGGTTTGCAAGTGAGTGGTTTGGTGTTGAGCCAGACTTTATATCCTTTGGAAAGGGTGTGGCAAGTGGAATGGGGCTCAGTGGAGTAATTGGAAAGGCTGAGCTCATGGAGATGACAAGCGGTTCTGCTCTGCTCACACCTGCCGCCAATCCCGTTATTTCAGCGGCAGCATATGCAACGCTCAGAATAATAGAGGAGGAAAACCTCTTAGAAAACGCACTGAAGGTTGGGGACTTCATAAAGAAGCGCTTGCTTGAAATGAAGGATAGCTACGATGTCATTGGAGACGTTAGGGGCAAGGGCTTGATGATAGGCGTGGAGATAGTGAAACTCAACACCAAGATTCCAGACCCAGAGTTAACCGGAAAAATCTGTTGGAGGGCATTTGAGCTTGGCTTAATTTTGCCGAGCTACGGCATGTTCGGAAACGTCATAAGAATAACGCCACCGCTTGTAATAACGGAAGAGATTGCCGAAAAAGGACTGGAGATTATGGAGCAGGCATTAAAAGATGCTCTCGCTGGAAAGGTGAAGCACAAAACCGTTACGTGGCACTAG
- a CDS encoding Mrp/NBP35 family ATP-binding protein → MIDPRIKAVEARLEKVKRIIPVVSGKGGVGKSMISTTLALVLAKKGYKVGLLDLDFHGASDHVILGFEPKEFPEEDRGVVPPEVHGIKFMSIVYYSEDKPTPLRGMEISDALIELLAITRWDELDFLIIDMPPGMGDQFLDVLRFLKRGEFLVVATPSKLAINVVKKLLELLKEQNLKIIGMVENMKLDEEKDIENLAREFGVHYLVGIPLYRDLDEKIGNVGELFNTEFAKKVEKIAESL, encoded by the coding sequence GTGATTGACCCGAGGATAAAGGCAGTTGAGGCCAGGCTTGAAAAAGTCAAGAGAATAATCCCCGTAGTGAGCGGCAAAGGAGGAGTGGGAAAATCAATGATATCAACTACTCTGGCCTTAGTTTTGGCTAAGAAAGGTTATAAAGTTGGCCTTCTCGATCTGGACTTCCATGGGGCAAGTGACCACGTCATACTGGGTTTTGAGCCCAAGGAGTTTCCCGAAGAGGACAGAGGCGTTGTTCCCCCGGAAGTGCATGGGATTAAGTTCATGAGCATAGTGTATTACTCCGAAGATAAGCCCACTCCATTGAGAGGAATGGAAATAAGCGACGCCCTGATAGAGCTTTTAGCAATAACAAGATGGGATGAGCTTGATTTCCTCATAATTGACATGCCCCCCGGAATGGGGGATCAATTTTTGGACGTCTTGAGGTTCCTCAAAAGGGGCGAGTTTCTGGTTGTGGCAACACCTTCAAAGCTTGCCATAAACGTTGTTAAAAAGCTCCTTGAGCTTTTGAAAGAGCAGAACCTCAAAATAATTGGCATGGTGGAGAATATGAAGCTCGATGAAGAGAAGGACATTGAGAACCTCGCCAGAGAATTTGGTGTGCATTATCTTGTCGGCATTCCACTCTACAGAGACCTTGATGAAAAGATAGGCAACGTGGGAGAGCTTTTTAATACTGAATTTGCCAAAAAGGTTGAAAAAATTGCAGAGTCTCTTTAA